The Muricauda sp. SCSIO 65647 genome includes a region encoding these proteins:
- a CDS encoding aspartyl protease family protein, producing the protein MINNLMVIPVEVNDAKLSFIVDSGVSNPILFNLSDQDSVQINNVSEITLKGLGEGEPMKALQSKGNTFKIGNAVNRYQTLYVVLDKDLNFSTSLGIPVHGILGYQLFRDFIVEINYGSQVLKLYDPQRYSQKKHKRSQTLPLDIINRKAYIDAAVLIDGDREVPVKLLVDTGSSDAVWLFHDPENGIDIPDKNYEDYLGKGLNGHIFGKRTKVNGVRIGDFALKDAKAAFPYMKSFNSIKNLGNRNGSVGAEILKRFNIVFDYTRNEITLKKNGNFKAPFQYNLAGVELQHNGVRYIAERITDSQGIVKNDDGPTGNVQILFENRTRLSLVPEIVVSAIRAGSPAEEAGLRQGDVILAVNGKRVHRYKLQEILKMLNEKEGKRIRVLIERSNRDLTFSFILKKLF; encoded by the coding sequence TTGATCAATAACCTCATGGTAATTCCTGTTGAGGTGAATGATGCAAAATTATCGTTCATTGTCGATAGCGGGGTCAGTAACCCGATCTTATTCAATCTTTCCGATCAAGATTCGGTACAGATAAACAACGTCTCTGAAATCACGCTTAAAGGTCTCGGCGAGGGTGAACCTATGAAGGCGCTACAGTCAAAGGGCAATACTTTTAAGATTGGAAATGCCGTAAACAGGTACCAGACACTGTACGTGGTCTTGGATAAAGACCTTAATTTTTCGACCTCATTGGGTATTCCGGTCCACGGTATATTGGGATACCAGCTTTTTAGGGATTTCATAGTCGAAATAAATTACGGCAGTCAGGTTTTGAAATTGTACGATCCCCAACGGTATTCCCAAAAAAAGCATAAGCGTAGCCAGACACTGCCCCTCGATATAATCAACCGAAAAGCATATATTGATGCGGCAGTATTAATAGATGGAGACAGGGAGGTTCCTGTGAAGCTATTGGTCGATACGGGCAGTAGTGATGCGGTCTGGTTGTTCCACGATCCCGAAAATGGTATTGACATTCCAGATAAGAACTATGAAGATTATCTCGGAAAAGGGTTAAACGGGCATATTTTTGGAAAACGAACCAAAGTAAACGGTGTTCGTATCGGAGATTTTGCACTGAAGGATGCCAAAGCGGCCTTTCCATACATGAAATCATTTAATTCCATCAAAAATTTAGGAAATCGCAACGGGAGTGTGGGCGCAGAGATTCTCAAGCGATTCAATATCGTTTTTGATTATACCAGAAACGAGATTACCCTTAAGAAAAACGGAAACTTCAAAGCTCCTTTTCAATATAATTTGGCCGGTGTTGAATTACAGCACAACGGCGTACGTTATATCGCAGAGCGCATTACCGACTCGCAAGGGATCGTTAAAAACGATGATGGCCCCACGGGCAACGTACAAATACTTTTTGAAAATCGAACAAGGTTAAGCTTGGTTCCCGAAATTGTCGTATCTGCCATTCGGGCGGGCAGCCCTGCTGAGGAGGCGGGCCTGAGACAAGGCGATGTTATTCTGGCAGTGAATGGCAAAAGGGTGCACAGATACAAACTTCAAGAGATTTTAAAAATGCTCAATGAGAAAGAGGGCAAGCGCATCAGGGTACTTATAGAACGTTCAAACCGTGATCTGACCTTTAGTTTTATCCTCAAAAAACTGTTCTAA
- a CDS encoding DUF1573 domain-containing protein: MMKKIVLLLFVGLLAVGIKAQENTAKIEFKTETINYGEIEKGSDGVRVFEFTNTGDAPLVISDVKSSCGCTIPKKPEAPIMPGETGEIQVKYDTKRVGPIRKAVTVTSNADTPTKILKIKGLVKDGGAK, encoded by the coding sequence ATGATGAAAAAAATTGTATTGTTGTTATTTGTCGGGTTATTGGCCGTAGGTATCAAAGCTCAAGAAAACACTGCGAAAATTGAGTTTAAGACCGAGACCATTAATTATGGCGAAATTGAAAAGGGAAGCGATGGGGTGCGTGTTTTTGAATTTACGAACACCGGTGATGCCCCTTTGGTCATCAGCGATGTAAAATCTAGCTGCGGATGTACGATCCCCAAAAAACCTGAGGCTCCCATTATGCCAGGTGAAACCGGTGAGATTCAGGTCAAGTATGACACTAAGAGGGTCGGGCCTATCAGAAAGGCGGTCACCGTGACCTCTAATGCCGATACGCCAACCAAAATTCTTAAAATTAAAGGATTGGTAAAGGATGGTGGAGCTAAATAA